The Ignisphaera sp. genome has a window encoding:
- a CDS encoding TCP-1/cpn60 chaperonin family protein yields the protein ISAVGANVVICQKGIDDVAQHYLAKKGIMAVRRVKRSDMEKLEKATGGRIVTSVRDLTEKDLGQCAVVEERRVGNDKMVFVENCKNPRAVTILLRGANDMLLDEVERSLNDALNTVRNILRDPKIVYGGGAAEVEVAMRLRKWAETVGGREQLAIMAFADALEEIPTVLAQTAGMDVLETLMELRKLHSEGKTAAGIDVVNGKVAESMEKLNVIEPVIVKKQILKSATETATTVLKIDDVIAASPKREEKGKKEEKKEEEEESKTPSLD from the coding sequence AGATTTCTGCTGTTGGTGCTAATGTTGTTATTTGTCAGAAGGGTATTGATGATGTTGCTCAGCATTATCTGGCTAAGAAGGGTATTATGGCTGTTAGAAGGGTTAAGAGAAGTGACATGGAGAAACTAGAAAAAGCTACAGGTGGGAGAATAGTTACTAGTGTTAGGGATCTGACTGAGAAAGACCTTGGACAATGTGCTGTTGTAGAAGAGAGAAGGGTAGGCAACGACAAGATGGTATTTGTTGAGAACTGTAAGAACCCAAGAGCAGTCACCATTTTGCTAAGAGGAGCCAATGACATGTTGCTTGATGAGGTTGAGAGAAGCTTGAATGATGCTCTCAATACTGTTAGAAATATACTTAGAGATCCAAAGATCGTCTATGGTGGTGGAGCAGCAGAGGTAGAGGTGGCAATGAGGTTAAGGAAATGGGCAGAGACAGTTGGAGGGAGGGAACAGCTAGCTATAATGGCTTTTGCTGATGCGTTGGAGGAAATACCAACGGTGCTTGCCCAGACAGCTGGCATGGATGTTTTAGAGACCCTTATGGAGCTAAGAAAGCTCCACTCAGAAGGGAAAACAGCAGCTGGCATAGATGTAGTTAATGGTAAAGTTGCTGAAAGCATGGAGAAACTCAACGTTATCGAACCTGTAATAGTAAAGAAGCAGATACTGAAGAGTGCAACAGAGACCGCAACAACGGTACTCAAAATAGATGATGTCATAGCAGCCTCGCCAAAGAGGGAAGAGAAAGGGAAGAAAGAAGAGAAGAAAGAAGAGGAGGAAGAATCAAAAACACCTTCTCTAGACTGA
- a CDS encoding TGS domain-containing protein, translated as MVTNLPAEAKAKFAKYMEARTPEEKLRALEEFLSAVPKHKGTENLVRWVRKRMAELREEIEEKRQKRSGGGLSFFVEKEGAAQLILLGFTKSGKSALLRFLTGAKAEVSDVPYTTKFPVVGMMQYEDVQFQIVEAPSIIPEGGGWNTKVAGLVKNSDGIIIVLDASKDYENDFKRIIEFLNDNGISIERPRGFVEIEKSHAGGIRIVNYGRFLGTEEDVVKLLNSYRIYNAIVKIYGEANLDDVEKAIFERVVYKPALVLLNKIDLVNDSSNLHDRFLKELKLPAISVSIVKGFNKDVIGDAIFRLVNIIRIYTKPPNGEPSSRPLVLKKGATVLDVAKAIHKDFVRKFAYARVWGTSVKYPGQRVGLDHILHDRDVVEIVLRK; from the coding sequence ATGGTTACAAACTTACCTGCTGAAGCTAAAGCAAAATTTGCAAAATACATGGAGGCTAGAACACCTGAGGAAAAGCTTCGAGCACTAGAGGAGTTTCTTTCAGCAGTTCCAAAACATAAGGGTACAGAGAATCTTGTACGCTGGGTTAGAAAAAGGATGGCTGAGCTTAGAGAAGAAATTGAGGAGAAAAGACAGAAGAGGTCAGGAGGTGGACTCTCCTTTTTTGTTGAAAAAGAGGGGGCCGCTCAACTGATTTTACTGGGCTTCACAAAGTCTGGCAAGAGTGCTTTACTGAGATTCTTAACTGGGGCCAAAGCCGAGGTCTCAGACGTTCCATATACTACTAAGTTCCCTGTTGTCGGTATGATGCAATATGAAGATGTACAATTTCAGATTGTTGAAGCACCTTCAATAATACCAGAAGGAGGAGGATGGAACACAAAAGTAGCTGGCCTAGTTAAGAATAGTGATGGTATCATAATAGTGTTGGATGCTTCAAAAGATTATGAGAATGATTTTAAACGTATTATCGAATTTTTGAATGACAATGGAATTAGTATTGAGAGGCCTAGAGGATTTGTGGAAATTGAGAAGAGCCATGCTGGTGGGATAAGAATAGTTAATTATGGCAGATTTTTAGGTACTGAAGAGGATGTTGTCAAACTTCTTAATAGCTATAGAATATACAATGCAATAGTTAAAATATATGGTGAAGCAAATCTAGACGATGTTGAAAAAGCAATTTTTGAAAGGGTAGTGTATAAACCAGCCCTAGTTTTATTAAATAAAATAGACCTTGTTAATGATTCAAGTAACTTACATGATAGATTCTTAAAGGAATTAAAATTGCCTGCCATCTCTGTTTCAATAGTGAAGGGATTTAACAAAGATGTTATAGGAGATGCAATATTTAGATTGGTCAATATCATAAGAATATATACTAAACCTCCCAATGGAGAGCCATCATCTAGACCGCTAGTGCTAAAAAAGGGAGCTACAGTACTTGATGTCGCAAAAGCAATTCACAAAGATTTTGTGAGAAAATTTGCCTATGCCAGGGTCTGGGGTACCTCTGTAAAATATCCTGGGCAGAGGGTGGGTCTGGATCATATTTTGCATGATAGAGATGTAGTTGAAATAGTTCTTAGAAAATAA
- a CDS encoding DNA-directed DNA polymerase I: protein MGKNKSLLEFMSRKPPTESTSTNKDSNQPSETGSHANNASVATSATMREANTFSRTSIDNISEYQKIMESSNINIVVQKNLDINEPIIKPFFKKRVVVDSISSAYLLQVDYDGDAKKAVLVFYDPESNKLLFLYDKTGHKPYFLTDISVDKFNDRNDPVIKRIVSHPSFDHVEVVEKIDLLYNMKRVLTKIVVKDPLAVRTLRERVAKAWEADIRYHINYIYDNLLIPGLPYSVNVGEFKDTSNIDENSLVDNIKKSLGVEDKELIDVAVHLTKLFEAKWFSPNRLAIDIEVYTPFEGRVPSPETAEYPIISIAMASNDGLKKVFVLYRENLKVITDMPKDVEVEIYDSERNMILDFINLLQDYPIILTFNGDNFDFRYLLSRAIKLNIDAELLGMEIKKVVKGNKIEFEAKLRTSLHVDLYKFFSNKAIQTYAFEARYKEANLDAVAQALLGIGKVQLDEDLSKVSLGDLIRYNFRDAQITLELTTFSNELVWKLMLLLMRISKLGLEDLTRSTVSIWIKNMFYWEHRKRGYLIPRKDDILRLKSKKVTEAIIKGKKYAGAIVMEPPQGIFFNVIVLDFASLYPSIMKRWNLSYETIDPDTNVCKKISNVIDENGKVIHHVCLDRPGITAAIVGMLRDFRVKIYKKKAKDKNLDDATRSWYDVVQRAMKVFINAAYGVFGAENFSFYAPSVAESVTATGRRVIMATKDKALELGLIVLYGDTDSLFIWNPDESKLNELKKWVEETFGLELETDKIYKFVAFPALKKNYVGVLSSGEIDVKGMVGKKRNTPDFIKQLFSYILKQLSTIEEPEDAFKVINEIRNELEKYYILLKYKLLTLDEIAFQTTLSKPLSEYKKNTPQHVKAALMLQRYGMQISPGDVITYIKTKSKEGVKPIQLAKITELDVQKYVETMKTSLEQLFTALNISWEDIVGGGKIS, encoded by the coding sequence TAGCCATGCTAACAATGCTTCCGTAGCTACATCTGCAACTATGCGCGAGGCTAATACGTTTTCCAGAACGAGTATCGATAATATCAGCGAGTATCAGAAAATCATGGAATCATCTAATATAAACATCGTGGTTCAAAAAAACTTAGACATAAATGAGCCTATAATAAAACCATTCTTTAAAAAGCGTGTAGTAGTAGACTCTATCTCCTCTGCATATCTTCTTCAAGTTGACTACGATGGAGATGCTAAAAAAGCTGTTCTAGTTTTCTACGATCCAGAATCGAATAAGCTATTGTTTCTTTATGACAAGACAGGGCATAAACCATATTTTCTAACAGACATAAGCGTAGATAAGTTCAATGATAGGAATGATCCTGTGATTAAAAGAATAGTTTCCCACCCATCGTTTGACCATGTTGAAGTTGTTGAAAAAATTGATTTACTCTACAACATGAAGAGGGTATTAACCAAAATTGTTGTAAAGGATCCCTTGGCTGTAAGAACACTTAGAGAAAGAGTTGCTAAGGCATGGGAAGCTGATATAAGATATCATATCAACTACATATATGACAATCTACTTATTCCCGGCCTTCCATATTCTGTAAATGTAGGTGAATTCAAAGATACTAGTAATATTGATGAGAATTCCTTGGTTGATAATATCAAGAAAAGCTTGGGTGTGGAAGACAAAGAATTAATTGATGTAGCCGTACATCTCACCAAGCTATTTGAAGCTAAATGGTTCTCGCCCAACAGATTAGCTATCGATATAGAGGTTTATACACCTTTCGAAGGAAGAGTACCCTCTCCTGAAACAGCAGAATACCCAATAATTTCCATAGCTATGGCATCAAATGATGGACTTAAAAAAGTTTTTGTGCTATATAGAGAGAATCTCAAGGTTATTACAGATATGCCAAAGGATGTTGAGGTAGAGATATATGATAGTGAGAGAAATATGATTCTAGATTTCATCAATTTATTGCAAGATTATCCAATAATATTAACATTTAATGGAGACAATTTTGACTTTAGATACTTGCTATCTAGAGCCATTAAGCTTAATATCGATGCTGAATTGCTGGGTATGGAAATAAAGAAGGTTGTTAAAGGAAATAAAATAGAATTTGAAGCAAAACTCAGAACATCACTTCATGTTGATTTATATAAATTCTTCAGTAACAAAGCTATTCAAACATATGCATTTGAGGCACGCTACAAAGAGGCCAATTTAGATGCTGTAGCCCAAGCATTATTAGGCATTGGAAAGGTACAACTAGATGAAGACTTAAGTAAAGTAAGCCTTGGAGATTTGATTAGATATAACTTCAGAGATGCCCAAATAACGTTAGAATTAACAACATTCTCAAATGAGCTTGTATGGAAACTCATGTTGCTACTAATGCGTATAAGTAAACTTGGATTAGAGGATTTGACACGTTCAACGGTATCGATATGGATTAAGAATATGTTTTATTGGGAGCATAGAAAAAGAGGCTATTTGATTCCAAGGAAAGATGACATATTAAGGCTAAAAAGCAAGAAGGTAACAGAAGCAATAATTAAGGGGAAGAAATATGCTGGAGCCATTGTCATGGAGCCGCCACAAGGAATATTCTTCAACGTTATTGTACTAGATTTTGCTTCTCTATATCCTTCAATCATGAAGAGATGGAACCTAAGCTATGAAACTATAGACCCAGATACAAATGTCTGTAAAAAAATAAGCAATGTTATAGATGAAAATGGTAAAGTTATACACCACGTATGCCTCGATAGACCGGGAATAACTGCAGCGATTGTTGGTATGCTCCGAGATTTCAGGGTTAAAATATACAAAAAGAAGGCAAAGGACAAAAATCTTGATGATGCCACTAGAAGCTGGTATGATGTTGTACAAAGAGCTATGAAGGTATTTATCAATGCTGCTTATGGTGTTTTCGGAGCAGAGAACTTCTCATTCTATGCCCCATCAGTTGCAGAAAGCGTAACTGCAACTGGAAGGAGGGTTATTATGGCTACAAAAGATAAAGCCTTGGAACTAGGACTTATCGTTCTGTATGGTGATACAGACTCACTATTTATATGGAATCCTGATGAATCTAAGTTAAATGAGCTTAAAAAATGGGTTGAGGAAACATTTGGTCTTGAATTAGAAACAGATAAAATCTATAAATTCGTTGCTTTCCCAGCCTTGAAGAAAAACTACGTTGGGGTGTTATCATCAGGCGAAATAGATGTTAAAGGAATGGTTGGCAAAAAGAGGAATACCCCTGATTTCATAAAACAGCTGTTTTCCTATATTCTCAAACAGCTATCAACAATAGAAGAACCTGAAGATGCCTTTAAGGTAATAAATGAGATAAGAAATGAACTTGAAAAATACTATATATTGCTAAAGTACAAGCTCCTCACATTAGATGAAATAGCATTTCAAACAACATTATCTAAACCACTCTCTGAATACAAGAAGAACACCCCACAACATGTAAAAGCAGCTTTAATGCTCCAAAGATACGGCATGCAGATATCCCCTGGTGATGTTATAACATATATTAAGACCAAGTCTAAGGAAGGTGTAAAACCAATACAATTAGCAAAGATAACAGAACTTGATGTACAGAAATATGTTGAGACTATGAAGACTTCTTTAGAACAGTTATTTACAGCTTTAAACATATCATGGGAGGACATCGTTGGAGGAGGTAAAATAAGTTAA
- a CDS encoding DUF2286 domain-containing protein: MRILVLRAELGEIKEKNIVEGEFNNVLKDVVMKALNIWEPQKSDLIVMKHKHEINIKLPIKKEQYDLYSQLNLRRKGDVATVEVIVYLVSFENQWIDDNIIDSKVFIVAPYIDEFISEKVEELAKGITSPEHREEEETEEE, from the coding sequence TTGAGAATACTAGTTCTAAGAGCTGAATTAGGGGAAATAAAGGAGAAAAACATAGTCGAAGGAGAATTTAATAATGTTTTAAAGGACGTTGTAATGAAGGCTTTGAATATTTGGGAGCCACAAAAATCTGATTTGATAGTGATGAAACATAAACATGAAATAAACATTAAGTTGCCCATAAAAAAAGAGCAGTATGATCTTTATTCACAGCTTAATCTTAGGAGAAAAGGTGATGTTGCAACTGTGGAGGTGATTGTTTACCTTGTAAGCTTTGAGAATCAGTGGATAGACGATAATATAATTGATTCGAAAGTATTTATTGTTGCACCATATATAGATGAGTTCATTTCGGAGAAAGTAGAGGAACTGGCAAAAGGAATAACATCGCCTGAACATAGAGAGGAAGAAGAAACTGAAGAGGAATAA
- a CDS encoding DNA-directed RNA polymerase subunit K, whose product MSKDQQVPTLVKSLNEIRIGPKRLTKYEKARIISARAIQLALGAPPLIDVAKLELKDPIIIAYHELLAGVLPLLIKRVKPNGEYQLIPVQLLARVERDRIEKLKSLLENIFSLEEKEIMRYLI is encoded by the coding sequence ATGAGTAAAGATCAGCAAGTTCCAACATTAGTAAAGTCGTTAAATGAGATTAGAATAGGGCCGAAAAGACTAACAAAATACGAGAAGGCACGCATTATTTCTGCAAGGGCTATCCAACTAGCTCTAGGAGCACCTCCACTCATTGATGTTGCTAAACTAGAGTTGAAGGATCCAATTATAATCGCCTATCATGAGCTATTAGCTGGGGTTTTACCGCTACTGATTAAACGAGTAAAGCCAAATGGTGAATATCAGTTAATTCCAGTACAGCTGCTGGCACGTGTAGAAAGAGATAGAATTGAAAAATTAAAAAGCTTGCTTGAGAACATTTTTTCACTTGAAGAAAAAGAGATTATGAGATATCTTATCTGA
- a CDS encoding signal peptidase I, with translation MRRKSRMEMSKTLKTLETVLLLLLILLLLYANLAYYLWKQITIAVVEGYSMYPLLHDGDIVLIIPSDNIHLGDIIIFRNDYNEFVIHRVIGIINCSGKNLYMTKGDNNQFVDQATFISYRTSIECRKGTIEILHGVNNVFVENILQAIDDSYRGIDVSRVVGKVLQINGVVIKITGLITR, from the coding sequence ATGAGGAGGAAGAGTAGAATGGAAATGAGCAAAACACTAAAAACTCTTGAAACAGTATTGCTTTTATTGCTTATATTGTTACTGCTTTACGCCAATTTGGCTTATTATTTATGGAAACAAATAACCATAGCTGTTGTTGAAGGGTATAGTATGTATCCATTGCTTCACGACGGTGATATTGTGTTAATTATTCCATCTGATAACATACACCTTGGCGACATAATTATTTTTAGAAATGACTATAATGAATTTGTGATACATAGAGTAATAGGTATAATAAATTGTTCTGGCAAGAACCTTTATATGACAAAAGGTGATAACAATCAGTTTGTTGATCAAGCAACATTCATCTCATATAGAACTAGCATTGAATGCAGAAAAGGCACCATAGAAATTTTGCATGGTGTTAACAATGTCTTTGTTGAAAACATACTTCAAGCAATCGATGATAGTTATAGAGGTATAGATGTTTCGAGAGTAGTAGGAAAGGTTTTGCAGATAAATGGCGTTGTAATAAAAATAACAGGTCTTATCACGAGATAG
- a CDS encoding DNA topoisomerase I, with protein sequence MKDYLKQKGISINNYVLVIAEKPKAAQKIAEALNASKKIMINGVSIWFTQWNGAFYVIAPAAGHLFTLATDDVGYPTFNFKWVPRHVVDKESRYARKYFEVLRILSQKAVGFINACDYDVEGSLIGYMIIKNFGDIKKAKRAKFSSLTPADIRKAFSNLSSIDYNMVEAGYCRHVLDWLWGINISRMLMDLHKQVFGKKSILSAGRVQTPTLVYATDMVLKRRLHVPVPYAVIDISLELGNKTLKPVYEGDPIDSLDKAKQIIEKIKMKPYATIKKVYKEIKVYNPPHPFNLPDLQKEAYRIYRISPHKTQKIAEDLYLDALISYPRTNSQKIPQTLDIKNILNMIGLNKNYRDLVKQIIKETSGILKPNNGPLDDPAHPAIYPTGEMPKKLDPQHEKIYDIIVRRFLATLSTPLKIMELNVVLDIHGLRYSITTNKVLDHGWLKYYPYFHIVEDQYLTNYKFIEGEEIPIKSFNIKIMYTKAPQAPSKISLLKWMESMNIGTESTRAEIIELLFNRGYLKSKSRSVDVSDTGFFVTFLLKKYVEDLVSVSLTRKFEEYLRDIREGKAKCDSVVEEAKNVLLRYISNVLKIKSAIIYDIFSVVPCIDNVNCKTISNKGICKVCRRFADENGFCVFHRAAWENILREFEKWRKFGFDWRGYLKKILSLKSSGLYVKEVAYYILNHEPEKHSPIS encoded by the coding sequence ATGAAGGATTATTTGAAACAAAAAGGTATTTCAATAAATAATTATGTTCTTGTAATAGCAGAGAAGCCAAAAGCTGCTCAAAAGATTGCAGAAGCTCTAAATGCGAGCAAAAAGATTATGATTAATGGGGTTTCTATCTGGTTTACACAATGGAATGGAGCTTTTTACGTTATAGCGCCAGCAGCAGGCCATTTATTTACCTTGGCAACAGATGATGTAGGTTACCCAACATTTAATTTTAAATGGGTTCCCAGACATGTAGTCGATAAAGAGAGTAGGTATGCAAGAAAATATTTTGAAGTCCTTAGAATTCTTTCGCAGAAAGCCGTTGGATTCATTAATGCATGTGATTATGATGTGGAAGGCTCTTTAATCGGCTACATGATTATCAAGAATTTTGGTGACATTAAGAAGGCTAAGAGAGCCAAGTTTTCTAGTTTAACTCCCGCAGATATTCGAAAGGCTTTTTCTAATCTTTCAAGCATTGACTATAATATGGTTGAAGCTGGTTATTGTAGACATGTACTGGATTGGCTATGGGGCATAAACATATCAAGGATGCTAATGGATTTGCATAAACAGGTATTTGGAAAAAAGAGCATATTAAGTGCTGGAAGAGTTCAAACACCAACACTAGTTTATGCAACTGATATGGTGCTGAAAAGACGTTTACATGTTCCTGTGCCATATGCTGTAATAGATATTTCACTAGAACTAGGCAATAAAACGCTTAAACCAGTATATGAAGGAGACCCTATAGACTCTTTAGACAAGGCAAAGCAGATAATCGAAAAAATAAAGATGAAGCCCTATGCCACCATTAAAAAGGTTTATAAAGAAATAAAGGTTTATAACCCACCTCATCCATTCAATCTTCCAGATCTGCAAAAAGAGGCATATAGGATCTACAGGATAAGTCCACATAAAACACAGAAGATAGCTGAAGACCTTTATTTAGATGCCTTAATAAGCTATCCGAGGACCAACAGCCAGAAGATTCCTCAAACACTAGACATTAAAAACATATTAAACATGATTGGATTAAATAAAAACTATAGAGACCTTGTAAAGCAGATCATCAAAGAAACTAGCGGTATTTTAAAACCCAATAACGGTCCTCTAGATGATCCTGCACACCCCGCGATTTATCCTACTGGTGAAATGCCTAAAAAGCTGGATCCTCAACATGAAAAAATATATGATATTATTGTCAGAAGATTTTTAGCTACACTCTCTACACCTTTAAAGATCATGGAATTGAATGTAGTGTTAGACATTCACGGCTTACGATATTCTATTACCACAAATAAAGTTTTGGACCATGGATGGCTCAAATACTATCCATATTTCCACATAGTGGAGGATCAGTATTTGACTAATTACAAGTTTATTGAGGGTGAAGAGATCCCTATAAAGAGTTTTAATATAAAGATCATGTACACAAAAGCACCTCAAGCACCATCTAAAATATCCTTATTGAAATGGATGGAAAGCATGAACATAGGTACTGAGTCGACAAGAGCCGAGATAATAGAGTTGCTTTTTAACAGAGGATACCTAAAATCTAAGTCAAGATCTGTAGACGTATCAGACACAGGCTTTTTCGTAACTTTTCTGCTCAAGAAGTATGTAGAGGACTTGGTTAGTGTTTCACTAACTAGGAAATTTGAAGAATATTTGAGAGATATAAGGGAAGGCAAAGCCAAGTGCGACAGCGTTGTTGAGGAGGCAAAGAATGTTTTGCTGAGGTATATAAGCAATGTATTGAAAATTAAATCAGCAATAATTTACGACATATTCTCTGTGGTGCCATGTATAGATAATGTAAATTGCAAAACAATAAGCAATAAAGGAATATGTAAAGTGTGCAGGAGATTTGCAGATGAAAATGGTTTTTGCGTTTTTCATAGAGCTGCCTGGGAGAATATTCTAAGGGAATTTGAGAAATGGAGGAAGTTCGGTTTTGACTGGAGAGGTTATTTAAAAAAGATCTTATCGCTCAAATCCTCAGGACTATATGTAAAGGAGGTTGCATATTATATTCTAAACCATGAACCAGAAAAACATAGTCCTATCTCGTGA
- the eno gene encoding phosphopyruvate hydratase, whose protein sequence is MSNPYIIKFVDALQVLDSRGDPTVEVVVETVGGGVGRAIAPAGASRGKFEALELRDEDAKKFKGRGVSKAVSNVVNYIAPAIQGIDARKQREVDKIMMQIDGTPTKSRLGANAILATSLAVAKAAADTSKIPLFQYLGGMNSRILPVPLLNIINGGAHAGNELAVQEFMIVPIDFDSFSDAIRAAVEIYKELKSVLKNRYGSLAVNVGDEGGYAPPMKFVREAIEALLTAIKNCGYDSEKQVRISLDAAASQFYDEANNVYVVDGNRLSKEKLIEYWKSLATEFNILSIEDPFNEEEFEAYAELRKELKDKTIIVGDDLTVTNVNRLETAIKYGSVSAVIVKPNQIGTLSETLDFISLAKNNGVYTIISHRSGESEDNTIAHLAVAVNGPFIKTGAPARGERTAKYNELLRIEKYLAGNAIYAGKFLKL, encoded by the coding sequence ATGTCCAATCCATACATAATAAAATTTGTAGATGCATTACAAGTGCTTGATTCACGTGGGGATCCTACCGTAGAGGTAGTTGTAGAAACTGTTGGTGGTGGCGTTGGTAGAGCCATTGCACCAGCAGGAGCATCTAGAGGTAAATTTGAGGCTCTAGAGCTTAGGGATGAAGATGCGAAAAAGTTTAAAGGGCGAGGCGTAAGCAAAGCTGTTTCAAATGTTGTAAATTATATTGCGCCAGCAATACAAGGAATTGATGCAAGAAAACAGAGAGAAGTAGATAAAATAATGATGCAGATAGATGGTACCCCCACCAAATCTAGGTTAGGTGCAAATGCAATTTTAGCAACGAGTTTAGCTGTAGCAAAGGCAGCTGCTGATACATCAAAAATTCCCCTATTTCAGTATCTAGGAGGCATGAATAGCAGAATTTTACCTGTGCCACTTTTGAATATTATTAACGGAGGTGCGCATGCAGGAAATGAACTAGCTGTCCAAGAGTTTATGATAGTTCCAATAGATTTTGATTCATTTTCAGATGCAATAAGAGCTGCAGTTGAAATATACAAGGAATTGAAATCAGTGCTAAAAAACAGGTACGGATCCTTGGCAGTCAACGTAGGTGATGAAGGCGGATATGCCCCTCCAATGAAATTTGTGAGAGAGGCTATAGAGGCTCTTTTAACAGCCATTAAAAACTGTGGCTATGATTCAGAGAAGCAGGTGAGGATATCACTAGATGCAGCAGCTTCTCAGTTTTACGATGAGGCAAATAACGTTTATGTAGTAGATGGTAACAGGCTCAGTAAAGAAAAGCTTATTGAATATTGGAAATCGTTAGCTACAGAATTCAACATTTTAAGCATTGAAGATCCATTCAACGAAGAGGAGTTTGAGGCTTATGCTGAGCTTAGAAAAGAGCTAAAAGATAAAACAATTATTGTTGGTGACGATCTTACCGTAACAAACGTTAACAGACTTGAAACAGCAATCAAATATGGCTCTGTCTCTGCTGTTATTGTTAAACCTAATCAGATAGGTACACTATCGGAGACTCTAGACTTCATATCGTTAGCTAAAAACAATGGTGTCTATACAATTATAAGTCATAGAAGTGGGGAAAGCGAAGATAATACAATAGCCCACCTTGCTGTGGCTGTGAACGGACCATTTATAAAAACTGGAGCCCCAGCAAGAGGAGAACGAACTGCCAAGTACAATGAATTGCTGAGGATAGAAAAATACCTTGCCGGCAATGCAATATACGCTGGGAAGTTCTTAAAGTTGTAG
- a CDS encoding chromatin protein Cren7, which yields MPKKESQKISNKCPKCGTVVSSPTKTWQLIAPIPDSAGRVTITIMGIYECPNCGYKWRSVISKMKVGSENVEIESAKKTITLGSGRSERSENVIELDLDEISNEEEE from the coding sequence ATGCCCAAAAAGGAAAGTCAAAAGATCTCAAACAAGTGTCCAAAGTGTGGAACAGTTGTATCTTCTCCCACCAAAACATGGCAATTAATAGCACCAATACCTGATAGTGCAGGAAGAGTGACTATAACTATAATGGGAATATATGAGTGTCCCAACTGCGGTTACAAATGGCGTAGTGTTATATCGAAAATGAAAGTCGGTAGTGAGAATGTAGAGATAGAGAGTGCTAAGAAAACTATTACTCTAGGTAGTGGTAGAAGCGAAAGAAGCGAAAATGTAATCGAACTTGATTTAGATGAGATTTCTAATGAGGAGGAAGAGTAG